In the genome of Candidatus Abyssobacteria bacterium SURF_5, one region contains:
- a CDS encoding nucleotide sugar dehydrogenase yields MPKKICVLGLGYVGLPTACMFAVQGHKVVGVDVKPGLVEAIGKGEVHIEEAGLKTMLQAAINSQNLVTRPTVEPADVFIISVPTPLTSDKRADLTCVEKAGRSIAPVLAPQNLVILESTVPPGTTAGMLCTILAESKLKPGVDFHVAHSPERVLPGNVFSELVTNDRVVGGITKPCAEKARDLYKAFVEGEIFLTDATTAEMVKLTENTFRDVNIALANELAQLAAENGADIFEIVSLANRHSRVKVHQPGPGVGGHCIPVDPWFIVERSKDAGNLIRYARKINDSAPDRIAAIVEDIVGGNNGAKISIWGVAYKGNVDDTRETPALHIIADLQSKNYRLGVFDFHVRNFTCELDSLEQSVTGADAILLLTDHKEFKYLDPHVIGKKMRKRVVIDTRNCLDSAKWKEAGFDFYLFRKKM; encoded by the coding sequence ATGCCAAAGAAAATATGCGTGCTCGGTCTCGGCTACGTGGGACTGCCGACGGCATGCATGTTTGCAGTGCAAGGCCACAAAGTCGTCGGTGTCGATGTGAAGCCCGGCCTGGTCGAGGCGATCGGCAAGGGAGAAGTCCATATCGAGGAAGCCGGCCTGAAGACAATGCTTCAGGCAGCCATCAACAGCCAAAACCTGGTGACGCGGCCCACCGTCGAACCGGCCGATGTTTTCATTATCTCTGTTCCGACTCCGTTGACCTCCGACAAACGCGCCGATTTGACCTGCGTAGAAAAAGCGGGCCGCTCGATAGCGCCCGTCCTCGCTCCGCAAAATCTTGTGATCCTCGAATCAACCGTTCCGCCGGGCACGACCGCCGGAATGCTCTGCACGATTCTTGCCGAGTCGAAGCTCAAGCCGGGCGTGGATTTCCATGTGGCCCACAGCCCGGAGCGCGTGCTGCCGGGCAACGTGTTCAGCGAACTCGTCACAAATGACCGGGTGGTCGGCGGCATAACGAAACCGTGCGCCGAAAAGGCGAGGGATCTTTACAAAGCGTTTGTTGAAGGTGAGATCTTTCTGACCGACGCCACCACCGCCGAAATGGTCAAACTGACCGAGAACACGTTCCGCGACGTCAACATAGCCCTTGCCAATGAACTGGCCCAATTGGCCGCCGAGAACGGCGCCGATATCTTTGAAATCGTGTCGCTCGCGAACCGTCACTCGCGCGTGAAAGTCCACCAGCCGGGTCCCGGGGTGGGCGGCCACTGCATCCCTGTCGATCCCTGGTTCATCGTGGAAAGATCGAAAGACGCAGGCAACCTGATCCGGTACGCGCGCAAAATAAACGATTCGGCTCCCGACCGCATCGCTGCCATCGTTGAGGATATTGTCGGCGGGAACAACGGCGCCAAGATAAGCATTTGGGGGGTCGCCTACAAGGGAAACGTGGATGATACGCGCGAGACGCCGGCGTTACATATTATTGCCGATCTGCAAAGCAAAAATTACAGACTTGGCGTGTTCGATTTTCATGTCCGCAACTTCACCTGCGAGCTCGACAGCCTTGAACAGTCGGTTACCGGCGCCGACGCGATTTTACTCCTCACCGACCACAAAGAGTTCAAATATCTCGATCCACACGTCATTGGCAAGAAGATGCGCAAGCGCGTGGTCATTGATACCAGAAACTGCCTCGATTCAGCCAAATGGAAAGAGGCGGGATTCGACTTTTACCTCTTTCGAAAGAAGATGTAG
- a CDS encoding glycosyltransferase, whose product MERGGIRLLPLSKEDVVMHADVKSQSPAEKAVNERASDGGIYCSVVSPMFNEESNIAATVDTIDTVMAGVGIAWELILVNDGSTDKTQQIAEQIARERSHVKLLSYRPNRGRGKALRTGFAAARGRYIITIESDLSWDASLMPQMLRVLEEGAADMVLASSYAEGGRAVGVAPIRLMISRMGNFILSFVIPGGFKMVTQMFRAYRREVIDSLELESDGKQIHLEILSKALALGYRVKEIPAVLRSRGSGKSKFKFGKTAASHLAFSYFEKPLFLLGLIGLVFLAGALVIGLYLLAEFSRGSLNPDRPLMTLLIILIIGGLQFVSLGLIGTQIAQLRKEIYRVQMENRRLERKITDGTL is encoded by the coding sequence ATGGAAAGAGGCGGGATTCGACTTTTACCTCTTTCGAAAGAAGATGTAGTAATGCACGCAGATGTCAAATCTCAGTCCCCGGCGGAAAAAGCCGTGAACGAACGCGCATCGGACGGCGGCATCTATTGCAGTGTTGTCTCCCCCATGTTCAATGAGGAATCGAATATTGCGGCAACCGTCGATACGATAGATACGGTTATGGCCGGAGTTGGAATCGCGTGGGAGCTTATTCTGGTAAACGACGGCTCGACTGACAAGACTCAACAGATTGCCGAACAGATCGCGCGAGAGCGCTCGCATGTTAAGCTGCTGTCGTACCGGCCCAATCGCGGCCGGGGAAAAGCGCTGAGGACCGGCTTTGCCGCGGCGCGCGGACGATATATCATCACCATCGAATCGGACCTGAGCTGGGACGCCTCGCTCATGCCCCAAATGCTAAGGGTGCTCGAGGAAGGCGCCGCTGATATGGTGCTGGCTTCCTCCTACGCGGAAGGCGGTCGGGCCGTGGGCGTTGCCCCTATTCGCCTGATGATCAGCCGCATGGGAAACTTCATTCTCAGCTTCGTGATCCCCGGCGGTTTCAAGATGGTGACGCAGATGTTCAGGGCATATCGGCGGGAGGTTATCGATTCGTTGGAACTCGAGTCAGACGGCAAACAGATCCACCTCGAGATCCTTTCAAAGGCGCTGGCGCTCGGATATCGGGTGAAGGAAATTCCTGCAGTACTGAGATCGCGAGGAAGCGGGAAATCAAAGTTCAAATTCGGCAAAACCGCCGCCTCGCATCTCGCTTTTTCATATTTCGAAAAACCGCTTTTTCTGCTGGGGCTGATCGGATTGGTGTTTTTGGCGGGCGCCCTTGTTATCGGGCTGTATCTGCTGGCCGAGTTTTCGCGAGGGTCTTTGAATCCCGATCGCCCCCTCATGACGCTGCTGATCATCCTGATCATTGGAGGATTGCAGTTTGTATCGCTTGGTCTCATCGGCACCCAGATCGCTCAACTCCGAAAGGAGATCTATCGGGTCCAGATGGAGAACCGGAGGCTGGAGCGAAAGATTACGGACGGAACGCTCTGA
- a CDS encoding glycosyltransferase family 4 protein, producing the protein MEESRRQSRSVCLITNTYPDFPESSRAVFMRDLARLLSQRNWTVAVVAPKVYAESRRHEREEAVEVFRFSSFLGGKLLVEYDRMPVFRLTGYMVSGIIKAARQSQKCDLIHAHWVMPAGLIALIAGRLTRKPVVVTAHGSDILVMPKRSFLLRRIARHVLERADAVTSVAEHVTAEIRNLDVRRDDILAFPMSVPTESFTPNGEGAEACATETLIFSNRSLYPIYDLELLVRATPLILQRVPEASICIAGKGPQREALSQLAEKLGVSGKLTFLGEIPHEQMPKYLRKTAAYVSTALSDGASVSLLEAMACGAVPVVADIPANREWIHDGRNGFLFAPGNAEALADKLELCLTQPDLRKTAREINTRIVQQRAQWNLNVDKLLNLYERILARQ; encoded by the coding sequence GTGGAAGAATCCAGGCGCCAAAGCCGCTCAGTTTGCCTCATCACCAACACGTATCCCGATTTCCCGGAATCCAGCCGCGCCGTATTCATGCGCGACCTCGCACGACTGCTCTCTCAGAGAAACTGGACGGTCGCCGTCGTTGCCCCGAAAGTGTACGCCGAGAGCCGCCGCCACGAGCGAGAAGAGGCGGTCGAAGTTTTTCGATTCTCCTCATTCCTCGGTGGAAAATTGCTGGTCGAATATGACAGGATGCCGGTCTTCCGCCTGACAGGATACATGGTCTCCGGCATCATCAAAGCGGCGCGTCAATCGCAAAAGTGCGACCTGATCCATGCTCATTGGGTTATGCCGGCAGGCTTGATTGCGCTCATCGCCGGAAGACTCACCCGGAAACCCGTCGTGGTAACCGCGCACGGCTCGGATATCCTTGTCATGCCAAAGAGGAGCTTTCTTCTCAGAAGGATAGCGCGGCATGTTTTGGAGCGTGCGGACGCAGTCACGTCGGTCGCCGAGCACGTGACCGCCGAAATCCGGAACCTCGATGTCCGGCGCGATGACATCCTTGCGTTCCCGATGAGCGTGCCGACTGAATCTTTCACACCGAACGGCGAAGGCGCGGAGGCGTGCGCGACCGAAACGCTCATATTCAGCAACCGAAGCCTGTATCCCATTTATGACCTCGAACTGCTGGTACGGGCGACCCCTCTCATCCTGCAGAGAGTGCCGGAAGCAAGCATCTGCATAGCCGGCAAAGGCCCGCAGCGGGAAGCGCTTTCCCAGCTCGCCGAGAAACTGGGCGTCTCCGGGAAGTTGACGTTTCTTGGCGAGATCCCTCACGAGCAGATGCCGAAGTATCTGCGGAAAACGGCGGCGTACGTTTCGACCGCGCTCTCCGATGGCGCTTCCGTATCGCTCTTGGAGGCAATGGCATGTGGCGCCGTGCCTGTTGTCGCGGATATTCCCGCCAACCGGGAATGGATACATGATGGGAGAAACGGTTTTCTTTTCGCTCCCGGAAATGCAGAAGCGCTGGCGGATAAGCTGGAACTGTGCCTGACGCAGCCCGATCTGAGGAAAACGGCACGCGAAATCAATACTCGGATTGTTCAACAGAGGGCCCAATGGAATTTGAACGTCGACAAGCTGCTGAATCTGTACGAGAGAATTTTGGCTCGGCAATGA
- a CDS encoding glycosyltransferase family 1 protein, giving the protein MEFERRQAAESVRENFGSAMSAVQGERLNVLFLALTVDMGVYQGDSTHVGELTANLRRMGYRVRLVARRSGNHKGWKDPLFHCVSRSPKPPGDFMRLLQLLLSMMRGAYFILRYLGKSDLLYTRDRFSMLLAFLPSRFLRKPIVYEVNGLTSEQRKMHGDYFLNWMYVKLLETLDKLAFINAHSVICVTDSIRNFYCKRYPQLADKFITVNNGVNRKLFHPFLDYKEVFDLRARLGFDESDDIIAYVGNLSLWQGVEYLVRCAPAVVEKNPAVRFMIIGRGPTYDTCLKLAEELKVADKFKFVGQVPYPSLAHYINVADVCVAPYTRDIPNCPIKIYEYLACGKPVVCSDIPGIDNLRKDGLLTLVEPSNPQALASALLSVLADMDGRLAQRENAPAKVADYTWENSAKRVAEICDQTTGVNKPHAD; this is encoded by the coding sequence ATGGAATTTGAACGTCGACAAGCTGCTGAATCTGTACGAGAGAATTTTGGCTCGGCAATGAGCGCGGTTCAAGGAGAACGATTGAACGTACTGTTCCTCGCGCTCACGGTGGACATGGGGGTTTACCAGGGAGACAGCACACACGTTGGCGAATTGACAGCTAACTTGCGGCGCATGGGATATCGTGTGCGCCTGGTTGCAAGGCGCAGCGGAAACCACAAGGGTTGGAAGGACCCGCTGTTCCACTGCGTGAGCAGATCACCCAAGCCTCCAGGCGATTTCATGAGGCTGCTCCAGTTGCTGCTCTCGATGATGCGCGGCGCATATTTTATCCTCCGGTATCTTGGGAAGTCAGATCTTTTGTATACACGGGATCGCTTCTCGATGCTGCTGGCGTTCCTGCCTTCGAGATTCCTGCGCAAGCCGATCGTATATGAGGTGAATGGTCTTACAAGCGAACAGCGGAAGATGCATGGCGACTATTTTCTCAATTGGATGTATGTGAAGCTGTTGGAGACACTGGACAAACTGGCATTCATCAATGCGCACTCGGTCATCTGCGTGACCGATTCGATCAGAAACTTCTATTGCAAGCGCTACCCTCAGCTCGCGGATAAGTTCATCACGGTCAATAACGGCGTCAACAGGAAGCTGTTTCACCCGTTTCTTGATTACAAAGAGGTATTTGACCTGAGGGCGCGCCTGGGATTCGATGAGAGCGACGATATCATTGCCTATGTCGGGAACCTGTCGCTCTGGCAGGGAGTCGAGTATCTGGTGAGATGCGCGCCGGCTGTCGTGGAGAAAAACCCTGCGGTGAGGTTCATGATCATCGGCAGGGGCCCCACCTATGATACGTGTCTGAAACTCGCGGAAGAACTGAAGGTTGCTGATAAATTCAAGTTTGTAGGACAAGTTCCGTACCCGTCGCTGGCGCACTACATCAATGTAGCCGATGTCTGCGTGGCGCCGTACACCCGCGACATTCCGAATTGCCCGATAAAGATTTACGAATATCTCGCGTGCGGGAAACCGGTTGTCTGCTCGGATATTCCCGGAATCGATAATCTCCGCAAAGACGGCCTGCTGACATTGGTTGAACCGTCCAATCCACAGGCGCTCGCATCGGCGCTGCTGAGCGTGCTTGCAGACATGGATGGCCGCCTCGCTCAGCGCGAAAACGCTCCCGCAAAGGTCGCAGACTACACATGGGAGAACTCGGCCAAGCGGGTCGCCGAAATCTGCGATCAAACGACGGGAGTAAACAAACCGCATGCGGACTGA
- a CDS encoding colanic acid exporter codes for MAQLREDFPARMRESDGLRQKTITGVIWSALMQFGQLTAWFLVTVLLARLLTPKDFGLIGMVTVFTGFAVLINEFGFGSALIQRQDIEERHLNSVFWLNVVTGFAFTVLFIAASPLIARLYNEPALIPLTSVVALSFAISSLKVVQHALLNKSMDFRRLAIINVAAVFVAGLIAVGMALTGFGVWSLVANLLIMASIQVLLMWRLSRWRPKFEWDTQAIRELFGFSANLVGFRVLNYWTSNADNLLIGKFISAAALGIYGRAYEFRILPLVLGSWVLDKVMFPALSAIQHDKRRVKQFFLRGNRTIALLTFPMMMGLLVIARPFTLAVFGQKWEAAIIIIQIFCVEAMGRSILTTSGWIYLSQGRTDIQLRWEILVGIVRFLSIIVGLRWGAAGVAAAWTFSLYFILWYPSWTIVGRLIGMRATEVLSNVASIFLCSAIMAGAVFLAGLALPESNYWLRVAVQVPLGAAVYMLVIHFLKVRAYLEVRELVAEQWRLRYGKTADLAVHS; via the coding sequence ATGGCTCAACTAAGAGAGGATTTTCCCGCCCGTATGCGAGAATCCGATGGACTTCGCCAGAAGACCATAACCGGTGTCATCTGGAGCGCCCTCATGCAATTCGGCCAGTTGACGGCCTGGTTTCTGGTAACGGTGCTGCTGGCGCGTTTGCTGACGCCGAAGGATTTCGGCCTCATCGGAATGGTGACCGTATTCACCGGGTTTGCCGTGCTGATAAACGAATTCGGGTTCGGTTCTGCCCTTATTCAGCGCCAGGATATCGAAGAACGACACCTCAATTCCGTCTTCTGGTTGAATGTTGTCACGGGATTCGCATTCACCGTGCTTTTTATCGCCGCATCGCCGCTGATCGCCCGTTTGTACAACGAGCCGGCCCTCATCCCCCTTACATCCGTCGTCGCGCTCTCTTTCGCGATCAGCTCTCTCAAAGTAGTGCAGCATGCCCTGCTGAACAAGAGCATGGATTTCCGGCGGTTGGCGATCATCAATGTGGCGGCTGTTTTCGTCGCCGGCCTTATTGCAGTCGGCATGGCGCTCACGGGTTTCGGAGTGTGGAGCCTTGTGGCCAACCTTTTGATCATGGCATCGATACAGGTCCTGCTCATGTGGCGGCTTTCGCGATGGAGACCGAAATTTGAATGGGACACACAGGCAATCAGAGAGCTATTTGGATTCAGCGCCAACCTCGTCGGCTTCAGGGTGCTCAATTACTGGACCTCGAACGCCGATAATCTGCTCATCGGAAAATTCATCAGTGCAGCAGCCCTCGGGATATATGGGCGAGCCTACGAATTCAGAATACTCCCGCTGGTGCTGGGCTCCTGGGTTCTGGACAAGGTAATGTTCCCTGCGCTCTCCGCGATTCAACACGATAAGAGACGGGTTAAACAGTTCTTTCTCCGCGGAAACCGCACGATCGCCCTCCTTACGTTCCCGATGATGATGGGGCTGCTTGTCATTGCCCGACCGTTCACCCTGGCGGTTTTTGGACAGAAATGGGAGGCCGCAATCATCATCATCCAGATTTTTTGCGTCGAGGCGATGGGCCGCTCGATACTGACGACGAGCGGATGGATTTATCTCTCCCAGGGCAGAACCGATATCCAGCTCCGTTGGGAGATTCTCGTGGGAATCGTGAGGTTCCTCTCGATCATTGTCGGCCTGCGATGGGGAGCCGCCGGCGTCGCCGCGGCATGGACTTTTTCCTTATATTTCATCCTGTGGTATCCGAGTTGGACCATTGTCGGCCGGCTGATAGGCATGCGAGCCACAGAGGTTCTTTCGAATGTGGCCTCCATTTTCCTCTGCTCCGCCATCATGGCTGGAGCCGTCTTTCTGGCGGGACTTGCCCTGCCGGAATCAAATTACTGGCTGCGGGTCGCGGTGCAAGTGCCCCTCGGCGCGGCGGTATATATGCTGGTTATCCACTTCCTCAAAGTGAGAGCATATCTTGAAGTCAGGGAACTGGTTGCGGAGCAGTGGCGGTTGCGATACGGAAAAACGGCCGACCTTGCCGTCCACTCGTGA
- a CDS encoding tetratricopeptide repeat protein: protein MKSTTAKTVAFLLILSVLPYLNTFSNDFVGYDDQNLIQANEQIRSLSADNIKRMFTPRLRGNYQPLRALSYAIDYAVWGPQPFGFHLTNTILNSISVVLVWLLLRRVMDARTAAVSAAIFAVMPIHVESVAWMSSRKDVLSLAFFLLAILLYDESSLRKNRILYAASLAAAAGALLSKLTAVTLPLCILLVQICRDGWPDAAEWKRKAAWLLPHFMLVGIVIGLNFLQPQMGPQHGDALASLEEIGRPVAGHVWLSMPLVVWRYVRLMLVPYHLSTHYEILRITSLADARFWIPFLALLAVVVMTIALFARGKRALAFCFAWFFMTFLPTSNIIPTAAMLVDRYMHTPSIGIAALIGIACMYPVTVMAGKGSPSYRRLALTPMIALIILFTILTIRRNTDWRDTQSLFSRTLLVNPRSVDARLAIGAVLENEGQLNPAIDMYREALEIDPGNYRVLYNLGVAFLKKGSYLEAIRALEESKTANPIFSATRFNLALAYYHQKRFDRAIAEHTAALELDPHLAVSNGALGRIYLELGEYDLAMKHLNLALRDQPDLVPALVDRIELYMQQERYELAAEDLQRLSSLGFDTRQLHARLQKAKASKTSSTPDSSSLRTN, encoded by the coding sequence ATGAAGAGCACTACGGCAAAGACAGTCGCCTTTCTGTTGATACTTTCCGTCCTGCCGTACCTGAACACCTTCAGTAACGACTTCGTCGGGTATGACGATCAGAATCTGATTCAGGCGAACGAGCAAATCCGAAGCTTGTCCGCCGACAATATAAAGCGGATGTTCACTCCCAGACTCAGGGGAAACTATCAGCCGCTCCGCGCATTATCGTATGCAATTGATTATGCGGTGTGGGGACCACAGCCGTTCGGGTTTCATCTAACGAACACGATTTTGAACTCGATTTCGGTGGTTCTCGTGTGGCTGCTGCTGCGCCGGGTGATGGATGCCCGGACCGCCGCCGTTTCGGCCGCCATCTTCGCCGTCATGCCGATCCATGTGGAGAGTGTCGCCTGGATGTCGTCCCGAAAGGACGTCCTCTCGCTCGCTTTCTTCCTGCTCGCGATCCTGCTCTATGATGAGTCCTCTCTGCGAAAAAACAGGATACTCTATGCCGCCTCTTTGGCGGCAGCCGCTGGAGCGCTTCTCTCGAAACTGACGGCGGTAACCCTCCCGCTTTGCATCCTGCTCGTCCAAATTTGCAGAGACGGCTGGCCGGATGCGGCTGAATGGAAAAGGAAGGCGGCATGGCTGCTTCCCCATTTCATGCTCGTTGGGATCGTCATCGGATTGAATTTCCTGCAGCCGCAAATGGGACCGCAGCACGGCGATGCCCTGGCAAGCCTTGAGGAAATCGGGCGGCCAGTGGCGGGGCATGTCTGGCTGAGCATGCCGTTGGTGGTTTGGCGCTACGTTCGCCTCATGCTCGTTCCCTATCACCTGAGCACGCATTACGAGATCCTGCGCATCACCTCTCTTGCAGACGCACGCTTCTGGATTCCGTTCCTGGCGCTGCTCGCCGTTGTCGTAATGACGATTGCCCTTTTTGCCCGCGGGAAGCGCGCGCTCGCTTTCTGTTTCGCGTGGTTCTTCATGACGTTCCTGCCGACATCGAACATAATCCCGACGGCGGCGATGCTGGTGGATAGGTATATGCACACGCCCTCAATCGGGATCGCCGCTTTGATCGGAATCGCTTGTATGTATCCGGTCACTGTAATGGCCGGCAAAGGGAGCCCTTCTTACCGCCGCCTTGCACTGACGCCCATGATCGCCCTGATCATCCTCTTCACGATACTGACGATCCGCCGCAACACCGACTGGCGAGACACCCAGTCCCTTTTCTCCCGAACGCTCTTGGTGAACCCGAGGAGTGTAGATGCCCGCCTCGCAATCGGCGCCGTACTGGAAAATGAAGGACAACTGAACCCGGCCATCGACATGTATCGCGAGGCTCTTGAAATCGACCCCGGCAATTACCGCGTTCTTTACAACCTCGGCGTGGCTTTCCTGAAAAAGGGATCGTATCTCGAAGCGATCCGTGCGCTGGAAGAATCGAAGACCGCAAACCCCATCTTCAGCGCCACCCGCTTCAACCTGGCGCTCGCGTACTACCATCAGAAACGATTTGATCGCGCGATCGCCGAGCATACGGCTGCTCTGGAGCTGGACCCACATCTCGCTGTGTCCAATGGGGCATTGGGACGCATTTACCTGGAATTGGGCGAATACGATCTGGCGATGAAGCATCTGAATCTCGCCCTGCGCGACCAGCCCGACTTGGTGCCCGCTCTTGTTGACAGGATCGAGTTGTACATGCAACAAGAGCGATATGAGCTGGCGGCGGAGGACTTGCAGCGGCTCTCATCCCTGGGATTTGACACGAGGCAGTTGCACGCGAGACTGCAAAAGGCGAAGGCTTCTAAAACATCTTCAACGCCTGACTCCTCATCCCTCCGCACTAATTGA
- a CDS encoding class I SAM-dependent methyltransferase — MNPEEYAQLFRLGETHWWFIGTRDILFSSVRFDKKDGNLILDAGCGSGLMTRRFSCAGQVYGIDKSLEALKHCSSLGIKRLCQGDTLALPFKTSAFDLVVAADLLEHCEDDGAVLREFHRVIADNGRLLVSVPAYKALWSSHDVSLHHKRRYSKRELIAKMLDSGYFIQRASYFNTTLFPLVAMIRLTLGKLPNRSASIKYHEDRRLLNKILLAVMRFERRLLQRLDLPFGLSLMVVACKTREQTR, encoded by the coding sequence ATGAATCCTGAGGAATACGCCCAGCTTTTCCGGCTCGGGGAAACCCACTGGTGGTTTATCGGAACGCGCGACATTCTCTTTTCCAGCGTCAGATTCGACAAAAAGGACGGGAATCTCATCCTGGACGCCGGCTGCGGGTCGGGACTGATGACGCGCCGATTCTCATGCGCCGGTCAGGTTTACGGAATAGACAAGAGCCTGGAGGCGCTTAAGCACTGCTCAAGCCTGGGGATCAAGCGCCTCTGCCAGGGGGACACGCTCGCGCTGCCGTTCAAGACCAGCGCGTTCGATTTGGTTGTCGCTGCCGATCTGCTCGAGCATTGCGAGGACGACGGTGCGGTTCTGAGGGAATTTCACCGGGTTATCGCAGACAACGGACGTCTGCTGGTAAGTGTGCCGGCATATAAAGCCCTGTGGAGTTCACATGATGTTTCCCTCCATCATAAGCGAAGGTACTCGAAACGCGAACTGATTGCGAAAATGCTTGATTCCGGCTATTTCATTCAACGCGCCAGCTACTTCAATACGACGCTCTTCCCTCTGGTAGCGATGATACGCCTGACGCTCGGCAAACTCCCGAACCGATCGGCAAGTATCAAATATCACGAGGATCGGCGGCTCCTCAATAAGATTCTGCTCGCGGTAATGAGGTTTGAGCGGCGCTTGCTCCAGCGCCTTGACTTGCCCTTCGGGTTGTCCCTCATGGTGGTGGCCTGCAAGACGCGGGAACAAACCAGATGA
- a CDS encoding class I SAM-dependent methyltransferase — translation MTGRQIIIEDSGCALCGCSSSLPLYSALHIVRCPECGLIRNRHLPKFERLKQIYTESYFRSTDSGSLGYDDYIADRAKITRTFQRRLREIERWIGHKGKLLDVGCATGFSLEVAIERGWEAFGIELSEFACRFARDNLQIKIHCGSMADAQLEPAGFDAITMWDYIEHCLDPLRELQLANKALKPGGLIALTTPDIASWPARISGARWMGIKDEEHLYYFTPVTMKRLLHQTGFQPERLEHVGKYVDVGFFVKRAGLYSSSVEGMLKRAAHLFRLANRVLYVNPFDIMLVYGKKTGGIE, via the coding sequence ATGACCGGCCGTCAAATAATAATTGAGGATTCAGGTTGCGCCCTCTGCGGATGCTCCTCATCGCTTCCTTTGTATTCGGCGCTCCATATCGTCAGATGTCCCGAATGCGGCCTCATTCGAAATCGGCATCTTCCCAAATTTGAGCGGCTGAAACAGATATATACCGAGTCCTATTTCCGCAGCACCGATTCAGGCTCGCTCGGTTACGATGATTACATCGCCGACCGCGCCAAAATAACGAGGACATTTCAGCGGCGGCTCCGGGAGATCGAGCGCTGGATCGGACATAAAGGGAAGCTCCTTGACGTAGGCTGTGCTACCGGCTTTTCGTTGGAAGTCGCCATCGAGCGGGGTTGGGAAGCATTCGGCATCGAGCTCTCTGAATTTGCCTGCCGGTTCGCTCGTGACAATTTGCAGATCAAGATTCATTGCGGCTCAATGGCCGATGCGCAATTGGAACCGGCTGGCTTCGATGCGATCACCATGTGGGATTACATCGAGCACTGTCTTGATCCCCTGCGCGAGCTTCAACTTGCGAACAAGGCATTGAAACCGGGCGGGCTGATTGCGCTCACCACCCCCGACATCGCATCCTGGCCGGCACGCATCTCGGGAGCGCGCTGGATGGGCATCAAAGACGAGGAGCATCTGTATTATTTTACGCCCGTAACCATGAAGCGCCTTCTGCACCAGACGGGGTTTCAACCTGAGCGACTGGAACATGTCGGCAAGTACGTCGATGTCGGCTTTTTTGTCAAGAGGGCCGGCCTTTACAGTTCCTCAGTTGAAGGAATGCTTAAAAGGGCCGCCCATCTCTTTCGCCTTGCCAATCGGGTTCTCTACGTGAATCCGTTCGACATCATGTTGGTCTACGGGAAAAAGACTGGCGGAATCGAATGA
- a CDS encoding glycosyltransferase family 2 protein, which translates to MHDIPDLSVVIPAYNEASRIGPTLDAVSAFLASQMTPYEIIVVSDGSTDSTIQTVNTYAAKNQRIQLTGYSPNRGKGYAVRTGMLQAKANNVLLTDADLATPIEDFVKLQDVARNGCDVVVGSRALEESQVIGWRPWYRVLSGKVFNKIVQLLTVPGIHDTQCGFKLFTNGCAGRIFSLSRIDGFGFDVEILFLAKKLGFRIEETAVRWQNSPSTKVSVVRDTFPMLREVLQVRLNDRKKLYDRPSNNN; encoded by the coding sequence ATGCATGATATTCCGGATCTTTCCGTAGTCATTCCCGCCTATAATGAGGCCAGCCGAATCGGTCCGACGCTGGATGCAGTCAGCGCCTTTCTCGCCTCACAGATGACGCCGTATGAGATCATCGTTGTCAGCGACGGAAGCACGGATTCAACCATCCAGACAGTAAACACTTATGCAGCAAAGAACCAACGGATTCAGCTCACCGGGTACTCGCCGAACCGGGGCAAGGGATATGCAGTGAGGACCGGGATGTTGCAGGCGAAGGCGAATAATGTTCTTTTGACGGACGCCGATCTTGCGACGCCGATCGAGGATTTTGTGAAATTGCAGGATGTGGCAAGGAATGGCTGTGATGTCGTTGTGGGCTCCAGGGCGTTGGAGGAGTCGCAAGTGATCGGCTGGCGCCCGTGGTACAGGGTATTGAGCGGGAAAGTGTTCAACAAGATCGTTCAGCTCCTTACCGTGCCGGGGATTCACGATACCCAGTGCGGATTCAAGCTTTTCACCAACGGGTGCGCCGGCAGGATTTTTTCTCTTTCCAGAATCGATGGATTCGGATTCGATGTTGAGATTCTCTTTCTTGCCAAAAAACTTGGATTTCGCATTGAGGAAACGGCGGTTCGCTGGCAGAATTCGCCGTCCACGAAAGTGAGCGTGGTAAGAGATACGTTCCCGATGCTGCGCGAAGTCCTGCAGGTGCGGCTCAACGACAGGAAAAAGCTGTATGACCGGCCGTCAAATAATAATTGA